In the Gossypium arboreum isolate Shixiya-1 chromosome 10, ASM2569848v2, whole genome shotgun sequence genome, one interval contains:
- the LOC128282125 gene encoding uncharacterized protein LOC128282125, translating to MNFQTSSGFNPGDNPANPVIPDLDVAEREEMRLESSRQLEEHCRWLEEKFRALENADNRQGMDAKDLSLVLDLVLPHKFKMPEFEKYNGTTCPEAHITMFYRRMTGYVNNDQLLIHCFQDSLVGAAARWYNQLSRVRIGSWRDSAQAFMQQYNHVTDMIPDRITLQNMEKKPNESFRQYAQKWREVAMQVQQLLLEKESTMLFINTLKAPFIIHMIGSTTKNFVDIVMEGEMIENAIRGGKIEGEATKRSVSRRKDNEVNNTSSYNSNTVTVSQPRVTTVGQEDSQKQGSGSRQNSEKVSNQISVTYLELYQSLFNVHAIAPFHLKSLQPPYPKWYDPNAKCSGKTNQDGVVKFDDTPSTENSLPNHGDQGVNAVEDTGMRRIKEGMSEVRTLMKMIWEEMVKREMIISKDRNKRAMDYCEFHAEEGHEFKALVQSLIDNKELEFYEAGSNEGHICTLEGTPKNQNQPRIIISLLGSNEVETPTVPKVIIHKLVPFP from the exons ATGAACTTTCAAACTAGTTCGGGATTCAATCCTGGAGACAATCCTGCCAATCCGGTTATCCCTGATTTAGATGTAGCTGAGAGGGAAGAAATGAGACTCGAATCATCAAGGCAATTAGAGGAACATTGCAGATGGTTAGAGGAGAAATTTAGGGCACTAGAAAACGCTGATAATCGTCAAGGAATGGATGCTAAGGACTTGAGTTTAGTCCTAGATTTGGTGCTTCCCCATAAGTTCAAAATGCcggaatttgagaagtacaatgggactacttgcccggAAGCCCATATTACCATGTTCTACAGACGGATGACTGGttatgtaaacaatgatcaattattgatccattgttttcaggatagtttGGTTGGGGCAGCGGCTAGGTGGTATAATCAACTAAGTCGCGTAAGGATCGGTTCTTGGAGAGACTCAGCGCAAGCTTTTATGCAGCAATataatcatgtgactgacatgatTCCTGATAGAATTACCttacaaaacatggaaaagaagcctaatgaaagttttaggcaatatgcccAGAAGTGGAGAGAGGTTGCCATGCAAGTTCAACAACTGCTCTTGGAGAAAGAGAGTACTATGCTGTTCATCAACACTTTAAAGGCCCCATTCATTATCCacatgattggaagtaccaccaaGAATTTTGTCGATATAGTTATGGAGGGAGAAatgattgagaacgccataagAGGTGGCAAGATAGAGGGGGAAGCTACTAAAAGATCGGTCTCAAGAAGGAAGGATAATGAGGTGAATAATACGAGTAGCTATAATTCAAATACGGTTACGGTTAGTCAGCCCAGAGTAACTACGGTTGGGCAAGAAGATTCTCAAAAGCAGGGATCTGGTTCGAGACAGAATTCTGAAAAAGTCTCGAACCAAATCTCAGTAACGTATCTAGAGCTTTATCAAAGTTTATTCAATGTACATGCAATAGCCCCTTTTCATTTGAAATCGTTACAAcccccatatcccaaatggtatgatccAAACGCCAAAT GCAGTGGAAAAACTAATCAAGATGGGGTCGTAAAATTTGACGACACCCCTAGTACAGAGAACTCGTTGCCAAATCATGGTGATCAAGGGGTAAATGCAGTTGAGGATACGGGTATGAGAAGGATTAAAGAGGGCATGTCCGAGGTGAGAACActgatgaaaatgatttgggaagaaatggtgaaaagagAGATGATAATCTCTAAAGATAGGAATAAAAGAGCAATGgactactgtgagttccatgcTGAAGAGGGGCACGAGTTTAAGGCCTTGGTACAAAGCCTTATAGACAACAAAGAGCTAGAATTTTATGAAGCTGGCTCAAATGAGGGACATATATGCACATTAGAAGGTACACCGAAGAATCAAAACCAGCCGAGGATTATTATTTCTTTACTAGGAAGTAATGAAGTTGAAACACCAACGGTACCGAAAGTCATCATTCATAAACTTGTTCCCTTTCCTTAA